One segment of Prionailurus bengalensis isolate Pbe53 chromosome X, Fcat_Pben_1.1_paternal_pri, whole genome shotgun sequence DNA contains the following:
- the SERTM2 gene encoding serine-rich and transmembrane domain-containing 2, giving the protein MTEVHFKYHGNLTGRAHFPTLATEVDNTSDKYSNLYMYVGLFLSLLAILLILLFTMLLRLKHVISPITSESTESVPQFTDVEMQSRIPTP; this is encoded by the coding sequence ATGACGGAGGTGCATTTCAAGTACCATGGAAATCTCACTGGCCGCGCCCATTTCCCCACCCTGGCAACAGAGGTTGATAACACTTCCGATAAGTATTCCAACCTCTACATGTATGTGGGCTTATTCCTGAGCCTCCTAGCCATTCTCCTCATCCTGCTCTTCACCATGCTCCTTCGGCTCAAACATGTCATCTCACCCATCACTTCCGAGAGCACAGAAAGCGTTCCTCAATTCACAGATGTAGAGATGCAGAGTCGGATCCCCACTCCTTAA